In Equus quagga isolate Etosha38 chromosome 14, UCLA_HA_Equagga_1.0, whole genome shotgun sequence, the genomic stretch GATTCAAATGAGGAGATAcgaggttgggaatacaggcctggtctagagtcttgggacagctgtctacaacagatgccatcttcttctcatcctggtttggagGTATTTGTCTTGGTCTGTCAAAGCCGTGTGTCAGAAACAGGAGTCAAAATCCACTCAAGGGGAGGGgccttttttaaatgagaaatgtgaatccatgagtctatgtcttttaattttgcagTGCATGGATCGGTTAAGAGTACCTTGTGTGTGGGGCTGGCagagtggtgcagcagttaagtttgcacgttctgctttggcggcccagggctcaccggttcagatcccgggtgtggacatggcacggcttggcaagccatgctgtggtaggtgtcccacatagaaagtagaggaagatgggcacagatgttagctcagggccagccttcctcagcaaaaagaggaggactggcagcagatgttagctccgggctaatcttcctcaaaaaaaaaaaaaaaaaaaagagtacctTGTATGGGCCTTTCCAATGGCGCTAAAAAGAGTCTTTTGTTTGATGCCTCTtccaataaacaaaatattcaggTTGTAGCCTATGATTCTGAAGGTCTTCATCTCCTGGGAGCCCACTGTGAAAAGAATCTGCTaccaatttcttatttctttttaacgtCTCAATGAGACCCTGACAACAATGCGATATATCTCCCTTGAGCTAAGTTGGTTCATACATCCCCTCATCTAATTGCACAGGCTGTACTGCTATTATTTCAAAAGCAGACAGCAGATGTTTACCGAAGAGTGTAGATCTAAGACTGAGGAGCGACAGCGGGAGAGCTCTTGGCCCTGAGAGACTAAATGCTTCTGCAAGTTTGCCAGTTGAGTTTGATTGTGCCGTTAGTTCCTTCCACGAATCCCGTGGACTGGGGATGATGAGCACAGTCAAGGTGCTGTATTACAGGGCAAATGCCACAAATGGATTTAGTTATGTGTCCAGTGAAGTGAGTTCCCCGCTCACTGTGTAATTTGATAagaattccccaaacaggaattatccttTTCAACACAATTTACCTACAGTTAAGCTGCTGCTCTTCTacaaggaaaggcctcaacccaaCGTGCAAACATACAAACCATTACTAAGCATCCTTgcatccttgagatggtggcatttgaacaAAATCCAATTGTCATAGCTTAatgggtcccttaggaaggggaaagtggccttgtgacccataaAGTGGTTTCCTGGAATTATATTTAGgacaaagagtaaaagaaaaatattctttatgagccactgtgagagagagtttccaaaaatattgttttccccatgaaatcatcttttcaggtgcccaaTGAGTTGAATGGTGTACATAGAGTAATGGCAAGTGTGCAATCCATTTATATCAAGTACCATAGGCTTTATCAAGTCCAAATCACATTTACACGGCAGGCTCAAAAGTTCTCCCTTTTTGTtgccaaatttctttcttttcttctgtggtgatttcttgagcctgtagaaggaaatctttcacTGGGTTAGCAGGGTCAACAGAGAGCAGTGGGCATTCTCGAGGCTGGACAGGCTATATATCCAGCCCAGTAATGTCCTTGCTCATCCTTTAAATAGGActcatctgtaaaccaaattagaCCAGCATTATCCGTGGGCGTCTCTTGTACGTTGTTCCTAGGAGTAAGAGGGTAATCTGTGAATAAAATGCGGTCCTGGTTGTTTTCCTCGTGTGGTGCTGGAAGCAAGGCGCATTCAATCAAATCAGACTGGTCAAACCTAAGTAATTTATATAAAGGTTGAGCAATGAGTGAAAAGTTAGACACCCAGGCAGCCCCAGAAACCCCCTCAGTCGTCCGTTTGTTAGCAGTTCTGTGAAACCATCGGTTTCTCCGTTAGAGTTCTGtgatttcttacccagttcattTTTAGGATCTGAAAGCTCATCAGAAACCTGCATTCCAGAGTGAACGTCAGAATCCTTgtcatgaatctctctgaagatgaaacatgtTTGCAAAAGTGCCAGAGTAAAACAACGATCCGTAGATGACAGAAGCCTTAACGTTATAATGCAACTGACAAGGAAATTGggttataacattttaaaataacgaCTAGAGGAATCATTTGATTTCACACACCATTGATGTTGCTACAGCCCTAAATCCGTGATAAAGCCATTCTAGTACTCTTAACTTGtggtttaggggaaaaaaagataatgactAGAATTATACAAGGACATATCAGTTTGGgggaattttacataatttttttataacCCATACTCTTTCtgaacataaaaaaattattttggcaaaGCATAGAATCCTTgccttttaggtagacttactctaaggtgaagaaaaatctttcataatctctttatcaagagaaGACTAAAAGTCAAAAAACATTATCctcttaagagaaagaaaactaaatctcatttttgtaccagcttacttttgatattaaaatgttcacttattaattcatttcaatcttcgccaacttgaccatgcacaaaactctttcctcagggttTTTCTTCTACAAACCTTCTATCGCtgtctttttacattcagaatttgtcccatgccttctttccttctcagtgCTTTAGgccaaatttatctttcttaacaaaacaaacaaaaatatctccattccttgtggcttctttactgaaaacatgcaTCTTGCTTTCCTTGCACACAGAGACgttctccttatttttttctactaaCATCCTGTAGATTGGCAGACCTACAAAGACTGTCTGGAAACAtgtttctcatagaaaatttctcagcatgacACAAAGCACGTTTACTAATAAACCCAAGTATTTGTCCAGTTTCTCTTAAATAAGAAGCCAAAGGTAGATAAATCTATGTTTAGtcattaattctaatattttatattacgtggaaatgacctagatattcaataaatgtttatcatttaacttaatttagcaaaactctaaggtttcaacTTATCAAAATGTTTTGAAGTTAAGTATCTacaccataacacataattattgttaaaaatttctcaaaaaaaacttttatctttttcacatctatttactttatttgtttccaataattatatttagattatgcctacaaaaacttcatgagacattataCAAATAAGATGAGTtatttcttgctgacaaattttgtaacagaggtAACACATCTgtatcatatccaatgctgatacctctgaaaacatgtttatttcaatcaaaccaacaaatttaaataagctttcatttaccaaagattattttatatcatgttgacttgaaagacatttgagttcatttctattatatttagaaataatttaaataagcgcttactttaagccaattaaatagagctccttTAGAAATTACACCATCCAAAGGTAGAAAAACAtcgtatatatagatatagatcaTATcatatacatcatatatatagatacatagagaCACATAGAGACACACCTAGATACACAGATGCAAGCAGAGACCTTAAataattttccttgaatttttgttatgaatcaggtacaatacaaAACTCAGTGATTTATAAAAGAATAGTTGGATGCAAAGTGTGTTTCGGGCAGTATTAAACAATTCCATTAATGTTTAATTTGAGTTTCCCCTTGACCACTTAAGGGAATAACAGCAGTTTCCCAGAAAGTCTCTGAGTCTCTGAGTCTCTGAGTCTCTGAGTCTCGTCAGCGCTGGGAGGCCTCACACTGGGCGCTCCTTCAAAAATAGATCACATGGATGTCTGTGAAGTCCGAACTTAGTAGATTTTTCTATTATAAGGTACCTCTTATAacaatttttattgctttcagtgagactattttgtaatttttgaagCCTTTGCCTTTAAGTGCACTTTTCAAATGATCTTACCTGCTTGCAACGTCCCTTCTAAGGCCAGTGTGACCCCTGAGACTGGCAGGACCATGGCCACGAACGGAGAGCGACCCGCACTTCTGTTCGACCACATCTGACTGCAAATGGGGTGCAACCCGCACCTCTCTTCATCCGTATCTTTGGGCCCCAACCTGAAGGTCACCAAGTCAAGCTGTCAGGACACGAGACAAGCTCAGTAGGATTTTGCAGTTCTGTGTAAACATTTACCCTCTGGAACCTTCAGCTTTTGAGCAGTTGTGCCGGACAGTGGGAGCTTGGCACTTGAGAAATTGCATTTATTCCGTCTGTTCTGTGGCTCTCAAACCCAGCACACAGAAAGACAAGTTTAGAAGTTCAAAGGGGCCCCAGAGTGGCCTCTGTAACCTTAAGTTATCCCAGGGGATCTTGATCTAAAGACCCAGCCACGGTCCCCACTTGCTAAGCATTTGCAAGCACCGCACAGGAAGCCTTGAGGCCCGGAGGCTGCCTGCCGGGAGCCCATCGGCTGTAGAAGCATGGGttccccatttttttttagtttcattttactaTAAAGTCTGCAAACAATTTGTTCCGACTTTAtagacacaattctttccaatttgaagCTAAATTAAGAGGTTAGCCAGCCCTATTGACTACAAAGTTGCCCTTAGGCTCCCCCAGCCTAGGAAATTCCCCCTGGGTTCCTCTGACCTAGGATGTGTACCCcaagacacctagtcttaagacTTAAAACAGCTCAAGgaaaaggacctacaacttgaACAAGGAGGTCTGGCTTCAGAACTCACTGAGGCACCCGGCGAGTGCCGTGAAGCTGGGGGGCTCAGGGGCCCACGCCGGTGCCAAGCGCTGGCTCAAAGTAGGTTCCAGGTGGTCTCAGGTGGGTTTCCCTGAAATTCTGCTGACAATGCCAAGAAACGTCAACGCAAATAACCAAAAACCACTGGAGGGAGAAGGCGAGCCTTCCTGGAGATGGGCGGGCCGGCTCCACAGGAAGAATACGCTCCCGCCATCTGTGGCAGGATCAGCTGCCATCTCAGAACAGAGAACGTGCAACAGGCACCACAGGGACACGCTCTTTCCAAAGTCACCAGGAGATATCTGCTGCAGTTTAGCACGTACACAGCAGGTCGACCCGACCTCGGTTTCTGAGAAGAGAAACTTTTCTTCAAAAGAGGAAGActtcagaggaagggaggagctCAGAGGGCGTCCTTCGCTTTGGGACAGCGAGTTAAAGCAGACGTGCAACGTGTGCTTGTCAGGCCGCAAGTCAGGCTGCTCTGCTTAAAACAAAATCCAGGCCAGAGCAGGTTTACACCAGGACAGCTCCCTCATGCACCTTAGTATTTTAAATTGGTCTTACATCAAATCTAACCCGCAGAGTGATGGGGTGAGGAGGCGGAGCCTTCAGGAGGTGATGAGGCTGTCAGGGTGGAGCCCCCTTGAACGGGATTAGCGCCCTGataaagagatcccagagagctctcAGCGCTTCCAGCAGGTGAGGACACGGCGAGAAGACAGCGTCtttgaaccaggaagcaggtcctcaccagacacagaatctcccgcaccttgatcttgaactccTAACTTCCAGAACTTCCAGCAATAAATGTGTCATTGAGCAGCCAGCACTCTTGGTGTTCTGTtctagcagcccaaactgactgagACACCATCCAGCTGAGCAGGCCTGCGAGCCCTCGCCCTAGAAATGGGCTCACTTGCACCCAGGGGACCCACGACATCCAGGGTGCGTCTATGATGTGTCACAGAGGGCAGGTGGTTCTCGTCTCCAAGAGCCGAGGGGCACTCAGGTGTGGACCCTCAGCCCTGGGGTTCAACAGGAACATTTCCGCTCACAAATCCAGTACGTAGTTATGTCGCAAGAGAGGTCATTCCAGGTGCCCCCTTGGTTCATGCTGGCGCAGTCCTCGTCGTGGAGGTTGTTGGGCTCCTCCGGGCCCCAGAAGCTGCATGGAGGAAACAGGGGGTGTGGGTGGAGCAGAGGGGATTTTCAGGGCAGGGAAACTACTATTGTGCATTTGCcaaaacccagagaatgtacaacaGAAAAGGCGAACCCCAGGGTGAGCCTCAGTTCCCAATAATGTGTCCACACTGGTTCACCGACTGGAACAAGTGCACGACACGCATGCAGGACAGCAGCACCACACGCACGCAGGACAGCAGCACCACANNNNNNNNNNGCATGCAGGACAGCAGCACCACACGCACGCAGGACAGCAGCACCACACACATGCAGGACAGCAGCACCACACGCACGCAGGACAGCAGCACCACAGGCACGCAGGACAGCAGCACCACACGCATGCAGGACAGCAGCATGCGCATGCAGGACAGCAGCACCACACGCACGGAGGACAGCAGCACGCGCATGCAGGACCGCAGCACCACGGCTCTCTCCCGTCTGAACCGCTTCTCCAGGCTTTCAGAACCGCCTGAGGACGCTGCGCCACACCCTCAGCCCCGCTCGCCCCTGAGCCCCGCTTCCTGACAGTCTCCTGACTCCTGGATCGGCTTCCTGCGTCTGGTCaggtcctgcctcctcctccgaGGAGTCCTTCGGCCACACCCGGGTCCTCCCAGGCTCCCAGGCGTTGTGCCGTCTTAGGTCCCGTTCCCCCGAAGCGGAGCCTGGCTCAGCAGTTCGGGCGCAGGGCACTCAGGGGTGCTCTCAGGAGAGAGGCAGTGAGACGCAGCACGGAGCAGAGCACGGAGCTGAGCAAGGATGCGGGCTCGGGGTCCGGCCTCAGCCCGAACCCCCGGGAGCTCTGGAGCGTGAGCAGCAGCACGGTTACCCCGGCCTGAGACGGGGGTCCAGGCTTCTGTTCGCCAGCCACCGGCCGCGGGCTGACCCCAGCGGGACGGGGTGACCCAGGCGGGCGGGCCTGCGTTGCGCTGAGGACACTGAATGCGGGAAGCGTCACTGAGACCCGCTGGCAGCCGGCGCGCCCAGCTCGGAGACGGCTGCACCGGCCCGGGAGGGGTCCTCGCGGCACCCCTGCCCCGCCACGCCATCCCCACTGACGGAACTGCGCCTCCTTCCAGGAACCGTCAAGAAAAATGAGACCCTCGGACAACACACTAACGTCTCTAATATAGAAAAAGCACCtagagggccggccccgtggtccgtggctaagttggcgcgctccacttccgcggcccagggtttccccggttcggatcccgggcgcggacatggcaccgctcatcaggccacgctgaggcgggtcccacatgccacagctagaaggacccacaagtaaaatacacaactatgtacaggggggatttggggagaaaaagcgaaaaaaaaaaaaaaagctcctagaaatcaataagaaaaaaaccagaatcccaaaataaagacacaaacaaTACGAATAGATAATTCTCAGAAAGGTTAATACATATAGCTACCAGACATATGAAAACATATCCAGTCTCagtctttataataaaaatacaaattagtaCTTCACTGGGACTCCACTTTTCACCTATAGTTAAACCAACAAAATTCCTAAAGTTTTATGAACATGTGGGCAAAAACAGTGTAGTAGGGCtggtgagagaataaattggtacaatcagTATGAGGgacgatttgctaatatttatttaaaatatgaatacataGGGGCGgttggtggtgcagcggttaagtcccACTTAGCCTGTTCCACTTCAGGggccggggttcgcctgttcggatcctgggtgtgcacctacgcaccactcatcaagccatgctgtggcaggtgtcccacatacaaagtggaggaagacgggcacggatgttagctcagggccagtcttcctcagcaaaaagaggaggattggcagcagaagttagcttagggctgaccttcctcaaaaaaattaaaaaattaaataaaatatgaatacatgCACTCCTTGAGAAAGTAAATGTAATGGCTGAGAGTGGAGCCAGGTTGGCTGCATGGCCACCTGCTTGCTGTCTGACCTTGGGTaggttgcttaacttctctgtgcctcagtttcctcatctttaaaacggaggtaataatagtacctttTTATAGGAGTAGTAAGAAGCTGAGTAAATGGGATAAGATACAGAGAGTGGAAAAAAATGAGATCCTGCTCATCCTTTTTGCAAATcaaatcttcctcttcctcacgCCCTGTAGGCAACTCCCCcgctttcttttttcccagacATTGGCCTGGGGACTTGATACATCAGAGCAGTTGTGCTAAAAGGTGGAGATGTTGCAATAGGAGAAACCTTAAAGGTACAGGGGCCAGAAGCCCTATTAGAACAAAGCAGCCTTGTGGCTCCCTGGTCCAGCCCAGCCTGAGGCTCCAGAGAATCTCCGGGCTTGAACTGCACAACGACCAAAGTGAGCAGAGACCCCAGGAGCCCTGGATACTTGCCTCAAAGTGACAGGCGACCCATCCAGCCACCTCCAGTCCCCTTCGCGGTCCCTGTCACTCAGCCCCAGCCAATACACCCGAGGAGAGCCGTGAGCCTTGGTCACAAAGTTCTGCAAAGACAAACTCCATTCAGCCATCAATTCTTCCACACCACCCTCAGGGCAAGGCTCTGGGCTCTCCTCTGTCCCGCACGCCCCTCCCCGTCCCGAGGGCGCGCACTTCAGGAGCAACACCTTCCTCCCGCTGCGGTGCGAAGGATCACATTACTTTCTCACACGACCTGtgaaccactctgtgcctcagtttcctcatttgcaacaAGAGAGGACAATAGAAGCTTCCTCCTCGCCGGGAtattgtgaggatttaatgagttaACACATAAAGCGCTCAAAACCGTGCCGGTGCACAGCAAGTGCCGTGGCGGTCTAACACTCAGGGCCACGACATGTGGAGAACAGCCAACGACAGCAACTGACGTGTGGGCCCTGGTGCTTCTCCCCATCTGCACGCTAATCCACACCAGGCAGAAGAGGAACTCATTGcttcagaaaaagaacataaagaggaaaagaaaggagagaaagggggcTTCCTGGCTTTTGTATTTCAAAAGTCCAGGCCTTTGGAAGAAACACTTCGGGCCAAAGACAGAAGATTAGGAAGAAAATATCATGATTAAAAGTAACACCTCCCCAGGCACACTGGCCCACAGTGAGGGGACCCAGGTCAGCAacagcctggggtggggtgggaggcaaCCGACAGCGAGAAGGGAACTCCCTGGGGTGGTGTAAATGTCCTGAGTCTTCACTGGGCTGGCAGGTATGGGGTGCACTGCACAGAGATGTCAAAATTCACAGAACGGATGCTCAGGATCTGTGCGTTTTACTGCGTGCTCATCATACCTCACTCAGCCAACCTCATATGAGACCAGGCTTCCCaggagggtggagagaagaggCTGCAATGGGAAAGAAGTTCTAAAGATGTAGACACAGTGGGTGCCACAGACAGGGCTCTACATTCACCCCGATGATCCCCACGTGATGGCCAAACCCCCAGATGGGTTTGGAGCCTCCAAAAAGTAGAGAAGACCTGGGCCTTGCTTCCTGGGTAAAGCACCAGAGAGGTGTCAGgaaaccagaaagagaaaaaggctgCCTTGCCCATCAAATTAGAATAGTgctagcacatagtaggcgctcagGAAACGTTGGCTGAATTAGCGAATTACTAAGTGAGCTATGCAGTTtccatggattatctcatttaatcctcattgtGACCCACTAAATCaagcattattattatccccattttataggtgggaaaactgaggcacagaaaggttaaataacttgttcaggACCATTCAGCCAGGGGACGTCCCAGCAGATACCAGCTTGGAGTAAAGACATCAAGGACTAGACATCCACTTGCCTCCACCTTGCTCCCACATAACTGTCCCCATTCAGAAGGAAAATGGGTGACCTCAACTGACTGAAATCAAACGTCCACCATCCAGGTATAATGAGAGCTCAAAAGAGGAGCTCAGTGAGTTATTTAAAGCAAAGTTGTGTTTCTATGATTGATACCTGCCCCTCTTACATTATGCAATTTAATCCCCCAAAACTCCTCTATATTAGCTACTCATACAAATGGTGCTatgaaacagaaagataaaaaaaagagaggggacatacaggaaaaaataataataaggtagACCTAAACCAGCCAAATAACGAGTACATTAAGTGTAAATGATCTAAAAACACCAATTAAAAGCCAGAGGCtgtcaaattaaattttaaaaaaataaaaacaggacccaactatatgctgtctacaagaaactcacttaaaaataatggCATAGAAACTCAAAAAGGTATCTGCAccccacgttcacagcagcattacttaCAACAGCCAAGACCTGGGAGCCACCTCGGTGCCTGTCGATGGATGATTGTATGAAGCAGATGTGGTGTAttatacactggaatattattcagccatgaaaaaggaaggaaatcttgccattcatgacaacatgggtagactttgagggcattgtgctaagtgaaataagtcagagagacaaAGCCCAAGACTATAtaacctcacttatatgtggaaccaaaaacaaatgacccgtatagatatagagaacagactggtggtcgCCAGGCGTGgggggggttggagggtgggaaaaatgagtgaaggtggtcaaagggacAAAGTTCCAGCTGTAACATAAGTCAGTCCTGGGGCTGTAATGTGCAGTCTGGTGGTTATAGTTAATAATcctgtgttgtatatttgaaagtcgctgagagagtaaatcttaaaatttcccagcacaagaaaaaaaattgtaactatgtgggGTGGTGGACattaattagacttattgtggtgatcagtTAGCAATACGTACaatatggaatcattatgttgcatGCCTGAAAGTAGCATAATGTTATATGTGcagtataaagaaagaaagaaagaaaatgccgTAACTGGGATAAAAGTGAGGGGACGGGAAAGCTGAATCCTGCAGACGCTGCTCAGTGGTGCTGGGGGCTCATGTCAGGAGCACGGACTTTGAAACCAGTCACCCAGGCTTAAATGCCAGTGCTGCCGCTGACTAGTCGTGAGCGACCGCAGGCCAGTTGCTTAGGTgaaatgtgcctcagtttcctcatctgtgaagaaTCAATGATTGTACTGTGTCCAAGCGGTGTTACCACCTAACTGTGGGACCAAATCATTAACGTTGCTTACACATCCCAATGCTCCCTGCAGATGTGCAGAGGTGGAACCGTTTCCCTGCCACCTGACAGCACAGGAGAGCCCGCGAGACTTGCTCTGTAGCTACAAAAGCTTCCACAGTCCGCGTGACGTGCTTTCGCCTCTGAGCTGTGGACTGTCTGTTCCTCCAGCACACGGTGGCCTCTCCTGACTCACATGCTAGTtgatagggttgctgtgaggattgtGTTAACACACACAAGACGTAAGACGTTTGCAACACAGCCTGGAGAGTAGAACGTGCTCCCTGAGACACATTCATCTCTCCGTCTCCACGTTGGGGAGGAAGCGGGGGTGCGCAGAGGCTGCCTGGACACAAGCCCTCACGACGTTGTCTCAGTGAGAGCTCGCTACTGAAAGTGTCCAGGCCTCAGGAGCCATCCCATTTCTCTCccccaggccagggaggggagcagggatcCTGGAAGAGAGGCGGTGGCCTGCTGGTGCTCAGGGCTCGGAGGGAGCACTCACCTGCTCAGCAGAGTTGCTGATGATGAGCAAGTGGGAGTAATTCTCCTGGCAGAACTTCCGGGCTTCCTCCCACGCTTTGGTGCTCGGAGAGAAGTAGTAGCACTTGCCCTCAAAGGGGAGCCAGCCCTCAGGGCAGGTGACCCTGGGACAGTCTGGGGACAGGACAGGATGCTGTCAGAGTGGCTCCAGAGCCAGGATCGTGTACGTGGTGTGCCATGTACAGTTGTTCAGGCTGCAAGGGCCACCATTCGCACAGACTGCACTGAGACTCACTCCCCCGGACTTGTGCCACGTGCCCCCCATCCCAGGGCAGTTGCCCAGGCCCCACTCACCTAATAAGCCCCGAAGCTCCACCAGGGACTGGTTGGTGTCGGCTCGTATGCGGTCAATGTCCCTCTTCAGGCCAGCCAGCCCCGCCAGGCCAGTCACTGTCAGCAGGGACGGGCTGAAGCGTTAGAGACCCAGACCCCCGTCCGCCCACCCACCCAGCACTGACAGCAGACACAccagagagaagcaaagagctCTAGAACGACAGGCTCAGCACCCAGCGGGAGTCCTAGAGCGGCTCAGAGGAGCGATTGATCCCTGGGGCTTGGGGAAGAGTGGGGATGgtgggcttccctgaggaggtgggtTTTAAAGGAAGACGGTGATTCTGTAACtgtgagggggagggagaagcacACTAGGCAGGGGCCGCCTTGGAAGCAACGGTGGGGGCAGGCATGTTGGGGAAGGCagcagagctggagaggaagcTCAGAGGAGCTGAGCTCCAAGTAGGGTGAGGCTCCACGTCTGAGTCCTTGAATGCCAAGGCAAGGGTTTGGCCTTGGACTCTGGACAGGGAGAAGCCACTGatgggttttgagcagaggagtggctTGGTCTGGGGTCTGAGGTGAGGGAGGGTGGAATGGAGCACTGTTCAGGCGTCAGCAATCACGgtgagggccagcccagcccagaagACTCTTCCACAACTAATGTGCATATTCCCACTAATCCCACACCAACACGCCCCCTTCCAACACTCCCTGGGGGCCTCAGGGGACAGCCCTGCAGTGGGACAAGACAGAAATATAAGATGGATACATAGATAACACATATACTTTATCCTTGACACCCTTCCCTCCCACTCACCACCATTCCCAATCCCTCCCCAGGGGTCTGGTCAATTTTACCTCCTAAAACTTTCTATTCCAACTACTTCTCTCCATTCCCAGGGTCACAACCCTcatccaagccaccatcacctctcaTTTGTCCAACTGTACCATCCTCCTCCCTTGTACCTATGATGTTGCCTCcgaccacagggcctttgcacaggcctGAGACCCTCAACCCCTCACCTGGTTaactccttctctttcttcactcAGCTGCAGCACCATGTCCCTGGGGAAGCCCTGTATGACCCTCCCAAAGATAAGGTCCAGGTCCCTTATTAGACTTTTTCATAGAATTGCCTTCCTCTTACTTTGGGCTATTCATCAAAATTTGGCATTTTATACTCATTTGGGTGATAATTTGGTAAACGTCTGTCTGTGCTGTCCGACAGCAACAAATTGTGAACCACataggtaattttaaattttttagtagccacagtttttaaaagtcaaaagaaacaggtaaaattaacttgaatgctctttttttatttctgccaatacatccaaaatattatcttttcaagGTGTAATCGATACTAAAGATTATTACTGAGATACTTTACATTTTTTGCAGCGAGTCTCTGGGATCAGTGTGTTTTACACCTACGCGCATCTCAGTGCAGAATGCACACAGTGCGGGGGCTCCACAGCTGCAGCGCGCCACCGCCCCCGGGTGGGGCAGTGGAGGCCCAGCGCCCGCGCGCACGGGCCGCAGAGACGGCCTGCATCTGCTGTG encodes the following:
- the CLEC17A gene encoding C-type lectin domain family 17, member A isoform X2, which encodes MPTLYRNSLGRNVPGNRDQEEEEDYENMAPPYKDLPPKPASMGPPRPPRAGKKTEKPPIPCKPPKITGVDPERPPFRLSLGTTPMPWLGQKPGALGCHQEERLKVYLCLLVVVSLLLGCTGLAVTLIKYQEVVEELRVLTFQQMAWRVNVTGLAGLAGLKRDIDRIRADTNQSLVELRGLLDCPRVTCPEGWLPFEGKCYYFSPSTKAWEEARKFCQENYSHLLIISNSAEQNFVTKAHGSPRVYWLGLSDRDREGDWRWLDGSPVTLSFWGPEEPNNLHDEDCASMNQGGTWNDLSCDITTYWICERKCSC